In the Terriglobus sp. RCC_193 genome, GCGCAAAAGCAGTACATGCAAAACGAAGACGTGCCAACATGAAAATCCTCCGGCCAAACTGCAGCGGCCCATGCTATCAGACGCATAGCATGGGCCGCTGGCTTCATTACTGGCGCATGTTCGACATGCACTCTTCATTACTCGTGCGGGAAACGTAACTTCAATCCGGCACGGAAGGTAAACGGCAACGATGGATAGCCAATCGGCCCCATATGTTGGTTGTTCATCAGGTTATCCAACTGCGTAAACATCGCCACCGACGGACGGACCTGATACGTAACATTCGCATCCAGCTTCGTAAATCCGGGATCGAGATTCCGATTCGGAAGCAGCATGGAGTTATCAAACGAAGAATTCGAATAGGCGTCGATAAAGGTGGAATCATCCGCCCGCGAAGCTGTCGTTCCCTTCAATGCCGCAGACCACTTTGATGCGGTGTACTGCACAATAAAGAACCCCGTCTGCGGCGGACGACGGAAGGGACGCTGCCCCACCAGCGGCGAATACTGCCCAATCGCAATGCCGGGATAATTCGGGTTGATGGTAGAAGACCCACCCAGCACCGCTAACGCATCGCTGGAGAACGATTGCTTCACCAGCGAATCCTGATACGTGTATCCCGCACGCAGGAACAGATGATGGAGCACCTGGTACTCAAGCGATGCCTCCACACCTGCGGATCGCGTATCCAGTGAATTGAGATAGAAGCTTCCAAGAGCAACAGGTAAGTTCTGATGGAAATACGCGTTGTACAGCGTTACAGGAACACCTTCCGTACCACGTCCATAGGTCGAGTGAAAGTAAGTCACATGCAGAATGGCACGGTCAGAATAAATATTCTGATCGATTCCGCCTTCATACACGCGGCTGCGCTGCGCTCCAATCGGACTTACATGGAAGGCTGCAATGCTCGCGGTATCTCCCAGGGCCACCAGCTTCTGATAGAGCGAAGAAAGCTGCGCGTTCAGGCTTGGCTCCTGCACGCCTTTGGCAAACTGGAAACGAACACGCGTTCCATGAAGCCATCGGCGCCCCGGCTGCACCGCATAATACGAAAGCCCGATCTGCGGCTGGCCTTCGGTTCCATACAGTGAGTTACGCTGGATAGCTCCACCAACGGTATAGAACAACCGGTGCCATGCATCACCATGCAGTGCCAGTGTGTAGTCGTAATTGCTGCGGCCCACCTGGTCGTTGTCGCCATACAGCGGATAGCGGAATGCGCCGCGCTCATCCTGAAAACGGAAACCGCCAACTAAAGACAGGTGATGGTTGAAGCTGTAACTGGTGCGATAGTCCAGACCATCGCGATTGTTCACCATCTCGTAGTAAGTAGGAAACGGATCATAACCAACAATGACCTGACCGGTGGCCCTGGTTCCGTTGGCGCCACGAATCGTCACGGTGTTGCCAAAGTATTCGCCATAACCGTCCGGTGTTCCTACAGCGGCAAAGTAGCGGGCCTGCTCACGCTTCCGCGCGCCAATGTAACGGAAGGTGTTGTGCCAACCGTTGCTGCGTGTGTCGTCCAGCACACCGCTGATGTAAGTATCCTGATCCCCCTGCTTGCCGTTCTGCGCAAGACCCTGGAAGTCCCATGCGCCCGGAGTTCCAGTGGCACTTACAGCATTGCGTACAGTGCCACGAACGCTTGTGGTCGCGCTAAAGCTATAACCAAGATTCGCTGCTGAAGTGGCGGCATGGTAACGATCATTCGGCAACGCATTGGAACTATCGAAACGCGAAAACGCTCCGAAGTAATCGGCCTTGCCGTAAGTACCGGACAGTGTGCCTTCGTTACGCCACGTGTGTAGATTGCCTGCATCGCCCGAGTAAGTCAGCACTGGCCTCAGAGACGTGCCATGCGGCGTTTCAAATCGTATTACGCCTGCACGCGCGTCGGTCCCGTACAGAACGCTGTCTGGCCCACGATGTGTCTCGATCGAGGTAAATGCAGTCGAAGATACAGTGCCGTAATCAAACACACCACCGACATCGTTTGCAGGCACATCGTCAATCAGAACTTTGTTAGCGTCAGAGTTTGCGCCACGCACAAACATCGATGTCACACCGCCATACTGTCCGGTCTGTACCATCGCCACGCCGGGTTGCAGGCGAAGTTCATTCACCACACCCACGCGCGTGCTCAGTGCCTCAGCGTCAATCAAAGAAACACTTCCGCTGGCCTGCTGAACAGGCATCGGCTCGCCGGTAGCCGTTACAGTAATGTCCTGCTTGATGGGGCTGATCGTCAGTTGAAGATTCTTCTGCACCACATCCAGCGACCGACCATAAAACGAATCGCTTACCTGTGCAGAAAATGTGGGCGCATCCGCAATCAGGAGAAAGCGGCCATCTTCGCTGGAACGAATCTCAAACGAACCATCCGGCAGCGTAGTGGTCGATGCCACCACCTGCGTCCCCTTCACCAGCCGCACATGGGCAACAGAGATAGGACGTCCCAGCGGATCGCGAACCATGCCACGAACAACAACAGCGTGTGCAACCGATGCGGTGAGGGCGCACACGGCAACTGCGCACAATTGCGCCGCCACGCGTCGCTTTTGAGCGATGCAATACATATCAGAATTCTCCTCTGCTTCCCCCGCGGGAGCATGGTTTACAACCAGCAGCGGAATCGGTCTCCTGACTTACGCGCATCGCACATTACTTTCGCATCTCGCACAGGCTGTCTTCCCACTTACGCAGTGATAGCTTGTGTCTCGAAAGGATGTGTCTTCGAAAGCTATTCGAAGATGCGCGCTTACAGTTGCGGGGCAGTGGCGGACTTTCACCGCGCTTCCCAAGGCATTCCTCTGCGCTTGTGTTGAAGAAAGCAATCCTCTGCAGGACTGCAACAAAACGTGTGTTGCCAGTGTACCTGCAATAACGCTTGTTTTATGGGGTTTTCAGAAGCATCTGCGCAGCAACCTCAACGGCGATCTCACCAGCAAGTGCGCATTGTTCCCGGCTTACATCATGATGCGTAACAAAACGAACTGTATTTCCATTGATTGCGCTGGCCAGCACACCACGCTCTTTCAATGAAGCCACATAGTCAGGCGCATCAAATTCCGTGCGGAAGATGACGATGTTTGTCTCCACTTCAGCAGGATCAATCAGGACGCCTTCAACGCCGGCAATCCTCTGCGCCAGTAGTTTTGCATTGGCATGGTCATCCTTCAGCCACTTCGACATTACGTCCAGCGCAATTAATCCAGCCGCAGCCAGCACACCCGCCTGACGCATGCCGCCACCAAGCGCCTTGCGAATACGCCGCGCCTTGTCGATGTTCTTGCGTGAACTGACCAGCAACGATCCCACCGGCGCACACAGCCCTTTCGACAGGCAGAAGTTCACAGAGTCGTAACCGGCAGTCAAAGTAGCAACATCGACATTCAACGCAGCAGCAGCATTGAAAACACGCGCGCCATCCAGATGAATGGGCAGGCCGCGACCATGCGCACCATCACGAAGCTCACGCATCACCGCCAGCGGCGTAACCGATCCGCCTGCCATGTTGTGCGTGTTCTCCACCCAGATCAGGCCAGTCTGTGCCTTGTAATACAAGCCTGTCGTAGCAAGCGCAGATTCAATATCCTTCCAGCGAAGTATCCCGCGTTGCCCCTGCACCGTGCGAAGCTGGCATCCGCTGAACATCGCGGCCATGCCCATCTCCCAATCCAGCACATGCGCGCGCGATTCGCACACAACTTCCCTGCCTGGCTCCGTGTGCATGCGCAGCGCAATCTGGTTCCCCATTGATCCCGTGGGAACAAAGATGGCCGCCTCCATGCCAAAGGCCTCCGCGGCACGCTCTTCCAGGCGATTCACCGTCGGGTCTTCGCTGTACACGTCATCGCCCACTTCGGCGGATGCCATCGCCGCACGCATCTCCGGCGTGGGTTTGGTTACGGTGTCGCTGCGCAGATCAATCACTTCCATCGTCACTTCTCCTAATCCTTTGGGAGAACTCATGCCACAGCTGGTTCATCGGCCAGCAATTCACCAAAGATGCTTGATGACACGATGCGCCCGCGCTGGGTCAGCATGGCGCGGCCATCTTCCAACCGCATCAGCCCGTCGCGCTGCAAATTCTGAACGCGTTCAACCAGAGCGTCCACCCACGCCGCCGGAAACGACTGCTGCAATTCCGCAATCGAAACGCCCTCAACCAGTCGCAGCCCCAGGAAGATACTCTCCTCCCACTCGCCCAGCATGTCGATGTGTTCCACTTCGACGACTTCACTGCCTGCAATGTACGGGTCGAGTGCATCACCATTCGCAAATCGCGAAGCACGGCTATCCGCCTGCGCACGCAGCATGGAATGCGCGTCGAGTCCAAAGCCAAAATACGCATCGCGCTTCCAATACTTCAAATTGTGTCGAGACGCACAGCCCCCACGCGCAAAGTTGGAGATCTCATACTGCGCGAGCCCCGCGGCCCCCAACGTCTCACAAGCGTGCGCATACAAATCTGCCACCAGCGAATCCGTTGGTGCGGCATGCGCACCGTAGCGAACACCCGGGCCAATGAGTTCACGCCCCAGTCGCGAGTCCTCATCCACTTCCAGCATGTACACCGACACATGCTCCACATCAGAGCCAATCGCCGTCTGCAACGAATGCGACCACGACGCAGCCGTCTGGTGCGGCAATCCTGCAATCAGATCAACATTCAGATTACGAATCCCCGCAGCGCGCAACCGTTCCAGTTCCGCAAGGCACGCATCGCCCGTATGTGTACGCCCCACGGCACGTGATTCCGCATCCACAAAACTCTGCACGCCCAGCGAAATGCGGTTCACACCGCTCCGCAACAATATTTCCAGCAACGCATCCGAAATCTGCCCCGGAGCAGCCTCCACGGTGATCTCAGCATCCTGTTCCATGGGATAAGCCCTGTGCAAAGCCGCAAATACTCGCGCCATCTGCTCCGGCTCCAGCAGCGAAGGCGTGCCACCGCCCAGAAACACGGAATCCACCCGCGGCGGCACTTCCAGCCGGTGCTGTGCAGCAAACTCCCGCGACGCCTCAATCTCCGCCACCAGCCGGTCGACATAGGCCGCCATCCGCGCGGGGGGGAACGCATCCGACGCGAAGTTACAGAAAGTACACTTCTGCCGGCAGAACGGCACAGACACATACAGGCCGAGCGTGGCGTCGTGGGAGCGCATAGCTTCTATTTTCCCATGTATGTGCCGTAAAAAATCGTGAACCGAAGCGTGCCACAAACACATCTACAATCAAATAAGCGCATGGCCAGAAAAAGCAAAGAGAAGCCGAAGCCTGCGGCAAAGTCCGTGCACGATGAAGAGGTGTTGGGCAAAGCGTATGACAGCCGCCTGATGCGGCGTCTGCTTACCTACATGCGCCCCTACGCGGGCCATGCGGCCCTCAGCTTCGCTTCCATTCTGCTCAAGGCAAGCGCGGACGTCGTTGGCCCATATCTTGTTCTGGTTGCGACAGACCGCTACATGACCGGCCACAACACCACGTTTGTGCCACAGTGGTTTGCACGGCATCTCAGCCCGCAACCCATCATCGGCATCAGCGAATGCGCCGCGCTGTATCTCTGCGCCCTGCTTCTCAGCTACGCATTGGAATTCCTGCAGACCTATCTGATGCAGTGGACCGGCCAGCGCATCATGTTTGACATGCGCTCGCAGATCTTCCGCCACCTGCAGCGTATGCACGTCGGCTTTTACGACCGCAACCCTGTAGGCCGCCTCGTCACCCGCGTCACCAGCGACATTGATGCTCTGAACGAAATGTTCACCAGCGGTGTCCTCGCCATCTTTGAAGACGTGTTCGTGCTGGTCTTCATCATCGGCATCATGTTGTGGCTCAGCTGGCCATTGGCGCTGCTTACGCTGTCGGTGCTGCCGCTGATCGGCTATGCCACGCGACTCTTCCGCATCGCCGTACGCAGCAGTTATCGCCGCATCCGCACTGCCATTGCCAAGATCAACGCCTACACGCAGGAACACGTCAGCGGCATGAGCGTGGTGCAGCTCTTCAACCGCGAACAGCGCGCCTACGACGACTTCACCCTGATTAACGCCGAACATCGCGACGCCTATGTAGACCAGGTGCAGGCCTATTCGCTGTACTATCCCGCGGTGGAACTGCTAAGCACCATTGCTATTGCCATGGTGCTGTGGAAGGGCGGCTTCGGCGTCCTGCATGGAGCCACGTTCTTTGGCCGCGCCGTCACAATTGGCGTGCTGCTGGCGTTCATGCAGTACGCGCAGCGGTTCTTCCGCCCCATCCAGGACCTCAGCGAAAAGTACAACATCCTGCAGGCCGCCATGGCCGCCAGCGAGCGCGTCTTCAAGCTCCTTGATACCGAGCCGGAGATTGTCTCTCCCGCCACGGCCGTCGAACCACCCCACGGCGAACCCTGTTCCATCGACTTCCGTAACGTCTGGTTCACTTATCAAACCCTGACCGACGATCAGAAGGCAGCCATAGCTCTCGCGCAAACGGACGATGACCTTGCCGCCATTCCTGACGTGGAATGGATTCTTCGCGGTGTGTCTTTCTCCGTGGCCAAAGGTGAAACTGCAGCCGTCGTAGGTCATACCGGCGCAGGCAAAACCACCATCACCGCGCTGATGATGCGTTTTTACGATGTCCAGCACGGCAGTGTGCTCGTCGACGGTATGGACGTCCGCCAGATGCCGCTGGAAGCCCTCCGCAGGCGCTTCGGCGTCGTGTTGCAGGACGCCTTCCTCTTCACCGGCACCGTCAAGTCCAACATCCGCCTCGGGTCCGAATGGATCACCGACGCTGAAGTGGAACGCGCCGCCGACGAGGTGAACATAGGCGACTACATCCGCACCCTGCCCCAGGGCTTCAACGAACCCATGCAGGAGCGCGGCGCTACGCTCTCCACCGGCCAGAAGCAGCTCATCAGCTTTGCCCGTGCCCTGGCGCACCGTCCGGAGATCCTCATCCTTGACGAAGCCACCTCCTCCGTCGACACCGACACCGAACTGCGCGTCCGTTCCGCACTGGAAAAGATGATCGTCGGCCGAACGTCCTTCGTCATTGCGCACCGTTTATCCACCATCCAGCGCGCCGACAAAATCCTGGTGATGCACAAGGGAAAACTCCGCGAAAGCGGCACGCACAACGAGCTCCTGGCCCACCGCGGCCTGTATTGGCGTCTCTATCGTCTCCAGTACAAGGATCAGGAAACCACCGCGGTCCCGCTGGCCGTTGACGCCTTCCGGCTCCAGCCCGGCGACTGACATTTGTTACAGTTCTGCAAATAACCAACACAACACTACGATTTCCCCCTCCCGGTGCGCTATTCTTGCCCGGGTGCCTGCGCCCGGAATCGCAACGCAGGAGGAGAAGAACGCAAGCATGTTCAGCGTGATGCCACAGGACAGAAGTTTTTTTGACCACTTTGAACAGCTTGGCAAATGCCTGGTGGTGGTCTCTGACCAGCTCGCTGGAAGCATGAACCTCTGGCCCGGCACGAATGGTCACGTGGCCAAGATGGAGCAGAGCCGCCATGAAGCGCACCGCGTCATGCGCGAAACGCTGCTCAGGCTTGATACGGCTTTCATCACCCCGTTCGATCGCGAAGACATCCTCGAACTCACCAGCCGCATTTACGAAGCCATCGCGGTTATCTCCACCGCCGGTCGTCGCATGGAACTCTACCGCCTGGAAGAGATGCACCCCTCGCTGCGCGCACACACCACGGCCATCGACACCATGGCGTCTGAGATTTCTGCCACGCTGAACCGCCTGCGCAAAAAGGCAAAGCTCAGCGAACTCCGCGGCAACCTCGACGAAATCGGTCGCCAGGAAGAGTCAGCCCGCCAGAGCCGCGACAAGTTTCTGGTGGAGCTGTACAGCGGCCAGCCGGATCCCATCTCCGTGATGAAAAAGCGCGAAGTGCATGACCTGATGCTTGAGGCGATCTATCTCCTCGACAACCTTGGCCGCACCATCGAGCGCATTCTTCTGAAGAACGACTGACGCATGCACGCAGCACCTCTGCTTCTGGTCATCATTACGGTCGTCATCGCTCTGGGGTTTGACTTCCTCAACGGTGTGCATGATGCGGCGAACTCCATCGCCACCATCGTCACCACACGCGTGCTTACGCCGCCACAGGCCGTTTTATGGGCCGCCATCTTCAATTTTGTGGCTGCCTTCGTCTTCGGCACGGGCGTAGCGCACACCATCAGCAGCAACATGATCGACCCCAAGGTGATGAACCTTTACATCGTCCTTGCAGGTTTGATTGGAGCCATCGCCTGGAACCTGCTGACGTGGTACCTGGCGCTGCCCACCAGCTCGTCGCACGCCATCATTTCAGCGCTGGCCGGAGCCGCCATCGCAAAAGCAGGATTCTCCGCCATCGTTGCCGCTGGCTGGATTCCTGTGCTGGAATTTCTCCTCCTGTCGCCGCTCATCGGCATGGTCCTGGGCTACGTTTTCATGCACATCGCTGCCTGGACTGCTCATAAGGCGCCACGCGAAAGCGCAGCCCGGTGGTTCCGCCGGCTGCAGCTTGTCAGTGCGGGTGCTTACTCCCTCGGCCACGGCACCAACGACGCGCAGAAGACTATGGGCATCATCGTCGCCCTGCTCGTCTCCACCGGCTACGGCCAATACGCCACCGGGAACGCCGTTCTATTCGGCCGTCATCACGAAATCTCCATCTGGATCATCCTGAGCTGCCACGCAGCGATCGCCTTCGGCACCATGATCGGCGGATGGAAGATCGTCAAGACGATGGGGTCGCGCATCACGCCACACCTTCGCCCCATGGGTGGCTTCTCGGCGGAAATGGCCGCAGCCGTCACCATTGCCCTGGCGACCTTCGCCAAGGTGCCCATCTCAACAACGCACGCGATCGGCGGGGCCATCTCCGGCGTGGGAGCCACACGCGGTGTCCATGCCGTCCGCTGGATCTGGGCCAAGCGCATCGTCTACGGCTGGATTCTCACTTTCCCGGGTGCAGGCATCGTCGGTGCGGTCACGTATTACGTGCTTCACCTCACGCTGGAAGCCTGGGTCGGCGGCGCAGCAGCCATCCACTAAAAAATGCGATGACAACATGCAAAGAGGGCGCGCTGAGAAGCGCGCCCTCTTTCGTTCCATCATTGTTTAACGACGGGGTCCATGCGCATCGTTGTGGTTTTCGTGGCTGATCTGCCGGCTGGCGGCATTCTGTTCGTGGTTCACCTGCTGCCGTTCCGGAGCCGTCATCCGTCCGCCATTGGCAACACGGTCCTGCCGCACCTGACGATCAATCGACTGCTGCCGGTTCTCGGCGCGCGCTGCCTCGCCCGGTGACATGCGACCACTGTCAATGCCATTGGCAATGCGCTGCTGCTGATTCACCTCACGATTGTTCACCGTGTTGTTGGCAAAGCCACGCTGTACCGGAGCTGCGTTCACTGGTCCGCCACGTGCTCCCGGATTCATGGCGGGGCCAACAGCAGGGCGTCCCTGCGCTCCAAAGCGATTGCCGCCAACATTGGTCATCGCCACCGTCTGCGGGCGTCCGCCATTGTTCCTTGCAAACGCATTCCGATCCTGCGCCGCAAAGTTCTGGTGCTGCTGCTGGTTCACCGTCGCGCCAAAATGCTGCTCGCGGTTGAAGGCCATTTGTTGCGGTGTAGGCCGCGCGGCAATGCCTCCGGGACCATTGAAGCTTGCACGGTTGACCACGGTATTGTTGATCACCGTACGGTCAATGTACGTGTTGCGAATGACTGTCGTATTCACGTTCATCACGGCAGTGTTGTAACGGAAAGCTCCGCCGGACCACATGCCGCCGCCAAAGCCCACGCCACCATAACCGAAGCCATAGTTCACGCCGCCATAGAAACCGACGTGTGGTCCCCAGTAGCCTGCATTCCACATGTAAACCCCACCGTTATAGCCCCAATAGCCGGGCGTCCACAGCACACCCACGCGCGGCGGCGCCACCCACACACCCGGAACCCAGTAATAACCTTCCGGCCCCCATGCCCAATATCCGGGTGTCCACATATAACCCGGCTGCGGGCAGGGCGGCTGCACGTACACGGGCAACGCCGGCGGTGCGGTG is a window encoding:
- a CDS encoding low specificity L-threonine aldolase, which gives rise to MSSPKGLGEVTMEVIDLRSDTVTKPTPEMRAAMASAEVGDDVYSEDPTVNRLEERAAEAFGMEAAIFVPTGSMGNQIALRMHTEPGREVVCESRAHVLDWEMGMAAMFSGCQLRTVQGQRGILRWKDIESALATTGLYYKAQTGLIWVENTHNMAGGSVTPLAVMRELRDGAHGRGLPIHLDGARVFNAAAALNVDVATLTAGYDSVNFCLSKGLCAPVGSLLVSSRKNIDKARRIRKALGGGMRQAGVLAAAGLIALDVMSKWLKDDHANAKLLAQRIAGVEGVLIDPAEVETNIVIFRTEFDAPDYVASLKERGVLASAINGNTVRFVTHHDVSREQCALAGEIAVEVAAQMLLKTP
- a CDS encoding DUF47 domain-containing protein: MFSVMPQDRSFFDHFEQLGKCLVVVSDQLAGSMNLWPGTNGHVAKMEQSRHEAHRVMRETLLRLDTAFITPFDREDILELTSRIYEAIAVISTAGRRMELYRLEEMHPSLRAHTTAIDTMASEISATLNRLRKKAKLSELRGNLDEIGRQEESARQSRDKFLVELYSGQPDPISVMKKREVHDLMLEAIYLLDNLGRTIERILLKND
- a CDS encoding ABC transporter ATP-binding protein, whose product is MARKSKEKPKPAAKSVHDEEVLGKAYDSRLMRRLLTYMRPYAGHAALSFASILLKASADVVGPYLVLVATDRYMTGHNTTFVPQWFARHLSPQPIIGISECAALYLCALLLSYALEFLQTYLMQWTGQRIMFDMRSQIFRHLQRMHVGFYDRNPVGRLVTRVTSDIDALNEMFTSGVLAIFEDVFVLVFIIGIMLWLSWPLALLTLSVLPLIGYATRLFRIAVRSSYRRIRTAIAKINAYTQEHVSGMSVVQLFNREQRAYDDFTLINAEHRDAYVDQVQAYSLYYPAVELLSTIAIAMVLWKGGFGVLHGATFFGRAVTIGVLLAFMQYAQRFFRPIQDLSEKYNILQAAMAASERVFKLLDTEPEIVSPATAVEPPHGEPCSIDFRNVWFTYQTLTDDQKAAIALAQTDDDLAAIPDVEWILRGVSFSVAKGETAAVVGHTGAGKTTITALMMRFYDVQHGSVLVDGMDVRQMPLEALRRRFGVVLQDAFLFTGTVKSNIRLGSEWITDAEVERAADEVNIGDYIRTLPQGFNEPMQERGATLSTGQKQLISFARALAHRPEILILDEATSSVDTDTELRVRSALEKMIVGRTSFVIAHRLSTIQRADKILVMHKGKLRESGTHNELLAHRGLYWRLYRLQYKDQETTAVPLAVDAFRLQPGD
- a CDS encoding YXWGXW repeat-containing protein, whose translation is MKMFTRTATLAAVAAFAVAVPLAQHVSAQSFAIGISIRTAPPALPVYVQPPCPQPGYMWTPGYWAWGPEGYYWVPGVWVAPPRVGVLWTPGYWGYNGGVYMWNAGYWGPHVGFYGGVNYGFGYGGVGFGGGMWSGGAFRYNTAVMNVNTTVIRNTYIDRTVINNTVVNRASFNGPGGIAARPTPQQMAFNREQHFGATVNQQQHQNFAAQDRNAFARNNGGRPQTVAMTNVGGNRFGAQGRPAVGPAMNPGARGGPVNAAPVQRGFANNTVNNREVNQQQRIANGIDSGRMSPGEAARAENRQQSIDRQVRQDRVANGGRMTAPERQQVNHEQNAASRQISHENHNDAHGPRR
- a CDS encoding TonB-dependent receptor plug domain-containing protein; this encodes MYCIAQKRRVAAQLCAVAVCALTASVAHAVVVRGMVRDPLGRPISVAHVRLVKGTQVVASTTTLPDGSFEIRSSEDGRFLLIADAPTFSAQVSDSFYGRSLDVVQKNLQLTISPIKQDITVTATGEPMPVQQASGSVSLIDAEALSTRVGVVNELRLQPGVAMVQTGQYGGVTSMFVRGANSDANKVLIDDVPANDVGGVFDYGTVSSTAFTSIETHRGPDSVLYGTDARAGVIRFETPHGTSLRPVLTYSGDAGNLHTWRNEGTLSGTYGKADYFGAFSRFDSSNALPNDRYHAATSAANLGYSFSATTSVRGTVRNAVSATGTPGAWDFQGLAQNGKQGDQDTYISGVLDDTRSNGWHNTFRYIGARKREQARYFAAVGTPDGYGEYFGNTVTIRGANGTRATGQVIVGYDPFPTYYEMVNNRDGLDYRTSYSFNHHLSLVGGFRFQDERGAFRYPLYGDNDQVGRSNYDYTLALHGDAWHRLFYTVGGAIQRNSLYGTEGQPQIGLSYYAVQPGRRWLHGTRVRFQFAKGVQEPSLNAQLSSLYQKLVALGDTASIAAFHVSPIGAQRSRVYEGGIDQNIYSDRAILHVTYFHSTYGRGTEGVPVTLYNAYFHQNLPVALGSFYLNSLDTRSAGVEASLEYQVLHHLFLRAGYTYQDSLVKQSFSSDALAVLGGSSTINPNYPGIAIGQYSPLVGQRPFRRPPQTGFFIVQYTASKWSAALKGTTASRADDSTFIDAYSNSSFDNSMLLPNRNLDPGFTKLDANVTYQVRPSVAMFTQLDNLMNNQHMGPIGYPSLPFTFRAGLKLRFPHE
- the hemW gene encoding radical SAM family heme chaperone HemW; protein product: MRSHDATLGLYVSVPFCRQKCTFCNFASDAFPPARMAAYVDRLVAEIEASREFAAQHRLEVPPRVDSVFLGGGTPSLLEPEQMARVFAALHRAYPMEQDAEITVEAAPGQISDALLEILLRSGVNRISLGVQSFVDAESRAVGRTHTGDACLAELERLRAAGIRNLNVDLIAGLPHQTAASWSHSLQTAIGSDVEHVSVYMLEVDEDSRLGRELIGPGVRYGAHAAPTDSLVADLYAHACETLGAAGLAQYEISNFARGGCASRHNLKYWKRDAYFGFGLDAHSMLRAQADSRASRFANGDALDPYIAGSEVVEVEHIDMLGEWEESIFLGLRLVEGVSIAELQQSFPAAWVDALVERVQNLQRDGLMRLEDGRAMLTQRGRIVSSSIFGELLADEPAVA
- a CDS encoding anion permease; this translates as MHAAPLLLVIITVVIALGFDFLNGVHDAANSIATIVTTRVLTPPQAVLWAAIFNFVAAFVFGTGVAHTISSNMIDPKVMNLYIVLAGLIGAIAWNLLTWYLALPTSSSHAIISALAGAAIAKAGFSAIVAAGWIPVLEFLLLSPLIGMVLGYVFMHIAAWTAHKAPRESAARWFRRLQLVSAGAYSLGHGTNDAQKTMGIIVALLVSTGYGQYATGNAVLFGRHHEISIWIILSCHAAIAFGTMIGGWKIVKTMGSRITPHLRPMGGFSAEMAAAVTIALATFAKVPISTTHAIGGAISGVGATRGVHAVRWIWAKRIVYGWILTFPGAGIVGAVTYYVLHLTLEAWVGGAAAIH